The following are from one region of the Dreissena polymorpha isolate Duluth1 chromosome 2, UMN_Dpol_1.0, whole genome shotgun sequence genome:
- the LOC127868372 gene encoding uncharacterized protein LOC127868372 isoform X2, whose protein sequence is MLYAAVTSIVFVQIFRIAYGESSADPCLAGNHDNITSMGFRHVTNKDCSLNRVTDYRLVRAWYYAGPDPILTSPPDQLCRCGANFPIWMNGSLPHPQDGIVSRDTCLKYSTICDTRFGIQVKNCGTFYVYKLPPTREDHTAYCFDCGDPNDKINLDSDVVLGEFRSIQYNSTGVDSHATVYCLPGHGVVDGTETYESFPLTCTSGLKWHSTRTCKSLQDCGDPNDLKNHDASVKLGDFHNITYTTSSTDSHATVYCSEGHGFQDNSIKYDSFLLTCKDNGWQSSRTCGPFETAAMVG, encoded by the exons ATGCTCTATGCAGCCGTCACGTCAATTGTTTTCG TCCAGATATTTCGGATTGCGTATGGAGAAAGCTCTGCAGATCCGTGTCTAGCCGGAAACCACGATAACATTACGTCCATGGGTTTCCGGCACGTGACCAACAAGGACTGTTCCCTGAACAGGGTCACTGATTACCGGCTCGTCCGCGCCTGGTATTACGCGGGACCGGATCCCATTCTCACCTCACCACCTGATCAGCTGTGCAGATGTGGAGCCAACTTCCCTATATGGATGAATG GTTCTTTGCCTCACCCACAAGATGGAATCGTCTCACGTGACACGTGTCTCAAATACTCGACTATTTGTGACACGCGCTTCGGTATCCAGGTGAAGAATTGCGGAACATTCTACGTGTACAAACTACCCCCAACCCGCGAGGACCACACGGCCTATTGCTTTG ATTGCGGCGACCCAAACGACAAAATAAACCTAGATTCGGATGTTGTCCTTGGTGAATTTAgatcaatacaatacaattcCACTGGTGTCGATTCCCACGCAACCGTGTATTGTCTCCCAGGACATGGAGTTGTCGACGGTACTGAAACATACGAGTCCTTCCCACTGACTTGTACATCCGGTCTCAAGTGGCATTCAACACGGACGTGCAAGAGTTTACAAG ATTGCGGGGACCCAAACGACCTAAAAAACCACGATGCGAGCGTGAAGCTTGGGGATTTTCACAATATCACCTACACCACTTCGTCCACAGATTCTCATGCTACCGTTTACTGTAGCGAAGGGCACGGTTTTCAAGACAACAGTATTAAATACGATTCGTTCCTACTCACGTGCAAAGATAACGGATGGCAATCCTCTCGCACTTGCGGGCCTTTTGAAACAG CGGCTATGGTAGGATAA
- the LOC127868372 gene encoding uncharacterized protein LOC127868372 isoform X1, producing the protein MLYAAVTSIVFVQIFRIAYGESSADPCLAGNHDNITSMGFRHVTNKDCSLNRVTDYRLVRAWYYAGPDPILTSPPDQLCRCGANFPIWMNGSLPHPQDGIVSRDTCLKYSTICDTRFGIQVKNCGTFYVYKLPPTREDHTAYCFGTFDCGDPNDKINLDSDVVLGEFRSIQYNSTGVDSHATVYCLPGHGVVDGTETYESFPLTCTSGLKWHSTRTCKSLQDCGDPNDLKNHDASVKLGDFHNITYTTSSTDSHATVYCSEGHGFQDNSIKYDSFLLTCKDNGWQSSRTCGPFETAAMVG; encoded by the exons ATGCTCTATGCAGCCGTCACGTCAATTGTTTTCG TCCAGATATTTCGGATTGCGTATGGAGAAAGCTCTGCAGATCCGTGTCTAGCCGGAAACCACGATAACATTACGTCCATGGGTTTCCGGCACGTGACCAACAAGGACTGTTCCCTGAACAGGGTCACTGATTACCGGCTCGTCCGCGCCTGGTATTACGCGGGACCGGATCCCATTCTCACCTCACCACCTGATCAGCTGTGCAGATGTGGAGCCAACTTCCCTATATGGATGAATG GTTCTTTGCCTCACCCACAAGATGGAATCGTCTCACGTGACACGTGTCTCAAATACTCGACTATTTGTGACACGCGCTTCGGTATCCAGGTGAAGAATTGCGGAACATTCTACGTGTACAAACTACCCCCAACCCGCGAGGACCACACGGCCTATTGCTTTGGCACGTTTg ATTGCGGCGACCCAAACGACAAAATAAACCTAGATTCGGATGTTGTCCTTGGTGAATTTAgatcaatacaatacaattcCACTGGTGTCGATTCCCACGCAACCGTGTATTGTCTCCCAGGACATGGAGTTGTCGACGGTACTGAAACATACGAGTCCTTCCCACTGACTTGTACATCCGGTCTCAAGTGGCATTCAACACGGACGTGCAAGAGTTTACAAG ATTGCGGGGACCCAAACGACCTAAAAAACCACGATGCGAGCGTGAAGCTTGGGGATTTTCACAATATCACCTACACCACTTCGTCCACAGATTCTCATGCTACCGTTTACTGTAGCGAAGGGCACGGTTTTCAAGACAACAGTATTAAATACGATTCGTTCCTACTCACGTGCAAAGATAACGGATGGCAATCCTCTCGCACTTGCGGGCCTTTTGAAACAG CGGCTATGGTAGGATAA